The Toxorhynchites rutilus septentrionalis strain SRP chromosome 1, ASM2978413v1, whole genome shotgun sequence genome contains the following window.
gacgggtctatggtactaggtgaggccgtttcgtcactaagttggttaggggagcggtatatgaaaacagtacggaagaaagcagaaggggaattattccCTTGAAGtgcgaaagagacagactgatcacgagcgagcttgggcacaagcgtattgtgttttgtttacaaacaaaacacagtagacttccaagatggctgaagagtggttttagcaagttggcccaccttaggatatacttctacgcgccttggttccTGCATTCAGCCATTATATTTAATCGGGAATGGTGTCAGCATTTAGCCGGTTCGAGTtgtgaattttcgtgatttagCTTCTGAATTTGACTGGAAAATACCACTCAATCTTGTGCCTTGCCACAGGAAAATTCCCTTCACTATGAAGGCCTTACGTGTTGGGCTACCACTGGTGCTGCTTGCGCTCGGCTTTCTCCGGGAGATAGCCAGCGTTGATCGGAATAATTTCAAGTCCTGTGAACAAAGCAGTTTTTGCAGGTTGGTTTTATGTAATTATAATAGTAACACTTAATGGGCAAATGCTTCGCAGACGTCTTCGCCGAACAGAACCAGATGtgagcaaattcgagattctcCCGGGAACGCTTCAGACATATAAGCAGTATATTCTGCTAGATTTGCAGCATTCGGAGACGAAGCATCTTTACGTTTTGAAATTGAGTGCTGTTCGCGGtggaattttccattttcaaGTGGATGAGAAAAGTCCACTGAGCGAGCGGTATCGTGTTGTAGATGCATTAGCCGGGGAGCCGGAATATGTTCCCATTAAAGTTCAAAGCAGTTCTGCATCGGCAATTACTGTTTCGACGGAGGATGGCACAAGCAAAGCTGTGGTAAACGTTTCACCATTCCGGATTGACTTCTACAAGGATGCACTTCTGGTCGTTTCTGCTAACTCTAAAGGCTTGATGAGATTCGAGCATTTGAGGAGGAAGGAAACCAGTTCTGCTCCGGCTGAAAATGAAGAACAGGAAGCGCAGGAAAACGAAAACCAGGAAGTGGCAAGTATTTTATGAATTCAAGATTGAGATTAGAAGTTTCAATTCGATTCGTATTACACAGAAAGAGGATCCAGGCACATGGGAAGAAAATTTCAAGAGTCATCATGACTCGAAACCCAAAGGTCCAGAAGCGCTTTCGATGGATTTCAGTTTTCCCCAGGGAAAGGTTCTCTACGGCATTCCGGAGCACGCTGATTCATTTGTACTGAAGCAAACTGTAAGCGGAAAGGGCGATCCGTATCGGTTGTATAACCTGGACGTTTTCGAATACGAACTGGATAATGGAATGGCGTTGTATGGGGCTGTTCCGGTTATCTATGGAACTGGTCCTAGTGCAACTGCTGGTGTTTTCTGGCAGAATGCAGCTGAAACATGGGTTGATATTTTCGCCCCCGATCAGGAGACAAACGTGATGTCTTCGATTGTTAATTTTGTATCCAGATCCAGTCAAGACGATCCTCCGGCCGCAAACTTCATTTCGGAGAGCGGAATCATCGATGTGTTTGTGTTCGCCGAGCCATCACCTCTTGATGCGTTTCGGCATTACACTGATCTCACCGGAAAGGCACCTCTGCCTCAGTTGTATGCTATTGCCTATCACCAATGTCGCTGGAATTATAACGACGAACAGGATGTCACGTCCGTTTCTGCTAAATTCGATGAACACGACATTCCGATGGACACAATGTGGCTGGACATTGAGTATACTGATAGTAAGAAGTACTTCACATGGGATCATCACAAATTTCCTCATCCACTCGAAATGATCCGCAATTTAACGGAGCATGGTCGTCATCTCACCATTATCATAGATCCACATATTAAACGTGATGGAAACTACTTCTTCCACAATGATTGCACCGATCGCGGCTATTACGTTAAGAATAAAGACGGAAACGATTACGAGGGTTGGTGCTGGCCGGGAGCTGCTAGTTATGCTGATTTCTTCAACCCTGAAGTGCGGAAATACTATGCCGATCAGTACTTGCTGGAAAATTTTAAGGAGTCTACCAAAGAGGTCGGCATTTGGAACGATATGAATGAGCCTTCGGTATTTAATGGACCTGAAATTACTATGCTGAAGGACAACATTCATTACGGAGGATGGGAGCATCGCGATGTACACAATTTGTATGGTCATATGCACATTTTGTCTACATACGAGGGATTGGTGCGAAGAGGTGAAGGTAAGTGTAGTATCCCTCCAAATACCTTCAAGGCGAGATAAGTATACAGTCATCTAGTTTTCGATAAGTAGTGTAATGTTCAAATTTTTGTCTCTATCTTTTCAccgcattttttgacgtagaactatgtgtttaatttctgtaccggggtgtaagttcaaagtttcgaaaacgagagcgtgacgcttggagtgcaaggttttgaacgttaatatccaTCTAGCGGCTGAACGGAGTGATGTGAATATCTCTTCATTCGAAAgtcaaaatgtccaagagttatatgattgttaattattgacccgaaaactcgtttcaataacttaaaatttggtttgaaaacaggctattgaaatcacaaaaatcgtATACAAACGAATGCCTGTTCGGAACTGTTCACTCAACCAATAcactcaaatgattactaagccaatgctagacctacgtcaaccttgcggttatatcttaggTATAATAGTTTTTCTAAAGAGGAATGTGGCAAAATCTCTCTCTGAAGTTCAacgaaaatgctttttcgtttcTCATTTAATGCTGAAAATATGGAGAACTAAACAAAGaacgaaaaatcaaagctaacttgACCAACGTTAGTCTGTCCAGCCTAATCTGTTAAATCAGAAAAGTTGTTGGCGTGCAAGCCACGAGATTCTGAAAATTAATCATAACttgccgaaaaataaaaatcggaatTGCGTTTCTCGCGAATATCGAATTGAGCCTATAACATTCCCTCACCGCTGCACCGAGGGTGCACCATCGAATCTGGACTCAGCCAATAGTTTGATTCCACGTCATCAACCGCCAACGAGGTCCAATATACATCAAATCAACAAAGCTGACCTCTCAGTGGAATGTCAATGGTCTGTATAACAACCTTGGAGAGCTAGAGATTTTAGACCGGGAACTGTGTCCTTTAGTCATCGCTCTTCAAACCGAAGTGTCTCTAACGAATGTCGAGAAGATCCACGGCGGTAAATACCACTGGTACACAAAGCTGGGCTCCGTACTACAACATTCCTTGGCTTTAGGTGTCAAGAGGAGCATCCCCCATAAGCGCAAGCAAATCAACACCGATCTACCAAAAATTGCGGTCAGAATAGAATCTCCATTTCCGGTGATCATCGTTTCCGTTTACCTACCATGCAAGATCCCGGATGTGTTTGAGAGCTCCTAAAATCGTTCTGGGGTATTCCAACGCTCCCCACCACAACTGAGGGAGGCAAACAACGGACGTTAGGGGAACATTAtctctgatttttttgaatAGTTGTAGCTCTCGGTCCTGAGTGATGATCCCGACACCTTCTGTCAAAGTCGTAGCAGTTCAGCCATTTACATTTCCGCAGCCTGCATTGATTTGGTAGGTAAACTGGGGTGGAAAAGCAGACGACTTACATGGAAGTGACCATCTGATTTCAATCGTTCTCAACGCACCGCCGCTTCAACCCACCCGAAGGCCAAAATGGATCTTCGACAAAGCTAACTGGGATACCTACAGGGCTTCCTCCAACCATCTGAATGCAGAAGCTCAACGGAATATTCACCGAGGTATCAGAAATCAAGAAACGGAGGAAGTTGCTGCATGCGGTAAATCGAATCCGGCACGATGGCCCGGAGGAAGAAACGGCAATGAACAGCTACTGAACACACCACATAATGAGGACGGGTCAAACTGGACAGTTGGAATGGCTTACTGGAATCCATCAAGGAAAGCCAGTTCTAAGGAGACGAGTGAACGCGCTGAATTGGAACAGAAGATCCCAAAACATTATCCTGCAAACGAATGGAACGACTTACAGAGATTCAGTCGACAGCCCGAAGCACAGCCCAGCGGAATGGAGACATAGTATGGTTACCCCTATCCCAAAGTCGGCCAAAACAGCTGCTCCGGGAAAAGATATAGGTCAATATCCTTAGGCTCCTGTACGTACAAAACTCTAGAGAGGATGGTGAACCGACGACTCGTCACCTACTTGACCGAAAACAGGAAGTTAAACTGCCGACAATTTGCCTTTCGATCGAGGATGGGCACAAACACGTACGGTTTCTGGAGATGGTAGCCCTGGATCTGGAGAAGGCTTACAACCGAAACTGGACTCCACTAATTCTGAGGACACTGGCAGACTGGGGGGTAAACGGCAACCTGATGCACTTTGTGGAAAACTTTACTACAAACCGGACTTCGAGGTAAAAGTTGGCCACACCAGTTCCAGGTGCCTCCATGAAGAAACTGGTGTAGCTGAAGGTTTCGTCCTAGTCGTCACCTTCTctttctgatagcgatgaatgcGATGATGTTCCGGGTATTATCGAAGGGAGTATTTGTATTCACCTATGCGGACGACCTCCTTTTGGTAGTGGTGGGAAACACGCACAGGGCACCACGCATCAAGATCCAGGCAGCTAAAAATGCTATCAGTAAATGGGCTGTCGAACGATGTTTTCAACTTTCGGCGTAGAAGAGTGGTCTGCAGTCACAAGCACCTAGGTTGCAATTCGGGAGTCAAAATTTACATCGACCACATTCCCCACCGTAGAACGTTGAGAATCCTGGGAGTGGTGGTCGACCCAAACCTGAACTTCCAGCACCATTTCGACGAGGTGAAGAAAAGCTGTGCTACCCGGTTAAACTTCCTGAAAACCACTGGAGTAATAACTGAACGATCCGTTTACGGGTGACCAAGACCATCATCAACAGCCGCCTCACCTACGGTCTCGAATTGAAATACCTGGCCAGAGATAAACTCCAAAAAATTCTATCACCGATTTATAGCAATGCACTGCAGATTATCTCTGGTCTGCTACCATGAACGCCAGCAGCCTCGGTATGCGCTGCAGATTATCTCTGGTCTGCTACCATGAACGCCAGCAGCCTCGGTATGCGCTGAAATAGGGGACATACCTAGGCTGCAATAGGGGACATACCGAGGCTCATTTGACTCATTTGGGTAAGGAGACGCATCTGACTGTTTTAACGAACGAAATCTTGCAGCAGGTGACACATTCAGATTGGAAGATGAGGGAGCAACGAATCCAATTCGAGCTAAGAACCGGCCACTGCAACATGTCTCACAACTTCAACAGGAAACCCTTTCTTCCTCTTTGCGATCTTCCCGAAGTGCTAAGAAGAATTTCTTCGACTTGtcctgtggtcacgcgtattctagagcttgccactcccagaatacatccaaggcgtgttatttggcatagaaatctcaattaagtactactaataaaaatgacgcaatatTTGTTTTGTTACAGTCAGTGCTTTTTCATTGCGTATCGGGACATTCTGTCGAATTTGCAGCCATTTGATTGGGATTTAGTTTACTAGACAAGCAGAGTAAAACAGATTATTGTAACCTTTCAGTTGTTTTTGTCGTAattgctgctgctctctgcgcTCTGTGTTCAATTGATGTTCTGGCTTCGGTTCCGGCGTTTATCACGGCTCCTGGAATGGATATGTAGTTCGGCGATGACTCGGTGCTAGATAGACGAAACGCAAGATCCATGTAATAGATATATTGtggaataaataaattaattccaTGTGATGGAAATATTTTCGGAGTGCTTATTCGTCCGATCGAAGGATAACAAATTCTCCACCGCTTCCACAAGAAATTCAAACTGCTTGCAATTCGTCACAAGCACTATGAAAATTGAcgataaattgaattgaaagaTACATACAATACCATAACTATCGAATAGGGTGTATAGTTCATTCAAGTGAACGGCATACGTCTGCTGGTATCGCGTGACAtacgtgacaattgtcatctcacctcataCGCCACGCAAAATCAGACCGAATGAATATTATGATTACGTTTGCCGTGGCCGTGGAAAATTTCTTTCAGAGTAGATGCTATATTGAATCGCTAGCGACAGCGTATTTAatgtgcaagggtggagtttatatCGCAAATATTCTCATTAGTTTAAACCATTAACAGATTATAAGATTGTACTgtgtagcatattaaacaaatcttgggGATGTTCGATTCTATTGGTACGCAATTGCAGCAAAAAGAGTTatttacgttaactttatttcatgaaaacatgatctgttttctgattcggcacccttaatgaatgacgaagtcctacgtcaaaaacgaatatttattgaacgagtttgcatgtagaaaaaTAAATGTTAATAGATAATTTATTACAGGAAATCTACGTCCATTCATTTTGACCCGATCACATTTCGCCGGAAGCCAACGATATGCAGCAGTTTGGACCGGGGATAATATGGCCGATTGGGGTCATATGCAGGCGTCGATCAAAATGTGCCTCTCGCTGTCGGTAGCTGGAATCAGCTTTTGTGGTGCTGATGTTGGAGGATTCTTTGGCAATCCTGACTCGGAACTTTTCTACCGCTGGTATCAAATAGGTGCCTTCCAACCGTTCTTCCGGTCCCATGCTCACATTGACACCAAGCGTCGGGAACCGTGGCTCTATCCCGAAGACGTTAAGTTGATCATTCGAGATGCCATCCGCAAGCGTTACCGTTTGCTGCCTCTGTGGTACACAATGTTCTATGAACATGAGCGTTCCGGATTGCCAATCATGCGTCCAATGTTGGCTCAATACCCTAGTGATGTGAAGAGTTACGCTCTCGACACCCAATTTATGCTTTCCGATAAGTTACTTGTTGCTCCAGTGCTGAAGACTGGTCAAACGAAAGTTGATGTTTATTTCCCAACAAATAAAAACGGCGAGTCCGACTATTGGTACGATGCAGATGATAACAGCAAACATGCTTCAGCTGGGTACCACTCAGTATCGGTTGACTCGTATAAGGTGCCAGTATATCAGCGTGGTGGCACAATTGTACCGCATAAGGATCGCATCAGACGAGCGGCTACTCTGATGAAGGATGATCCTTACACGTTAGTTGTTGCGCTAGataaagacggacactccaaAGGAACGCTGTATATTGACGATGAGACAAGCTTTGAGTATCGCCATGGAAAATATATGTACATCGAACTGGAGTTTAAGAACAACGTTCTCAGCAGCAAGTAAGTTCTTACAGCACTACAtaatacattttaaaataattaaattttgattattttaggAAAATTGATGAAACGGCCAGCTATGCAACGAAGACCTGGCTAGAAAGAGTCATACTTGTGGGTCTGTCCAAACAACCAAAGTCAGCAACTTTGTATTTGTTACATGGCGAATCAACGGAACTGAATGTTTATGCGGAAAATAATGCATTCATCGTTCGTAAACCAGGTGTTTCAATGGTTGACAGTTGGTCACTGAAGTTGAACTACTGAGCACATAAATTTCTAGCTGAATTATCTGTTTTAATATTGATTCCGACTGAACACATTCCATCGCATAGAAGAACCTGATGGAACATTGTGACActagttttttatttttgaaatatgataatGTAATTCAAACTCAAACTCTTCACAGATGTAGactaaataattgaaaaataaagcATCATATTTCATCTAGTAGAAAGTGTACGATTTTGCATAAATAAACATATCTCCACATAACGTATTAcagctgtgaggggcattcgaatgtaatttgagatgttttaaaaaatgacatcattttcgcatgacaaaaacattgactaAATTACAGAGAAATAATTTCCCCAAATTATatatcatacctgttgtcgcattTGATACAAAACTTCCAGTAGAATCCTTTTGTTGATCCAATTTCGCGATCAacacgaatcaaacaattcattgaagttctcCTCGAATTTATTTTACGTTGTACATGCCGGTCCAGTAGGAAAGCGAATGTCGATAATTGGGCTTCCTTTCTGGGTCAGTCACCGAATGTTTACTGTAGTGCGTTGCAGAAGTTTTCTCATATCTGTATTTATGGttcgcgcagccatgctgcaacgagcgattCGACGAatcgtggaacgatacagattGAAACGAAGACAGCAAAcaaatctcgggaaaaaagcgccgcctagAAGAGAAAGATTGTGAGGAGATGAAGCTGCTTTACCGTGCTCGAGAatcggaagttcttcaagaaaatgaacgcctcgcacaaaggctttgtgctgcgagccgaaatgtgcagtaacaaggaaggaggcatcttgacgaacgaacgcgaagTGATCGAATGGTTGAGGCAGCATATTACAATGAACACCCGAACAGCGCACAGACAGAAGACCAACACATCGTATGTAATTCGAAATTGATGTATACACCCGCAAcctgaaaagaaaaaagaatttataaaaaaaaagagtacttacCAGTGTAACGCATACGAACATATAAAAGCCTGAAAATTTATATCAACAGAAGATTTAATAATAAagatttaatttaataataaatttaaCACGCAAATTAGATGACCAATTCGTGAACATCTCAACAGAAAGGAAAAGGACACCATCACAAGCCacagcacacaaatggatagtgaaaGACGAACCACAGCcaaatataaacatttttacgatctattaagaaatgcttgAGTTAcaagcgttcgaaatctttaatttttttacttgttcattgcctagattttcattttactcccacctatatcttccggttagacgtagtcctacgtcaaagcagACGGAAAACAGATTTGAATCAACGAAATTTATAAGTTTGTTAGATTTATAGCGAATTCCTTTGTGTTCAGTTTAAACCCCAGTGCCACCCTAACTGCTGTCaacacgtttttttattcactcagttttaACCTAGTTTCGCACTAGGATCAatccgaaagctgttagtttcgcactgaaatgtttCACGAGTTCGCACTCgagttcaccaacacaactatactgaactgtcaagttccgagtattgttttggaaaatctaaaaataaagactatgaaaatggaaaacctgctgttcttgcttttgtattattggaatcgtaatccaattcggattctgattttgaaaagtatattcgcgtagacggcattaagcttcgtgtgcttttATTGGAAGACGAAAACAATTATGGATTTttaggtggaataaacatgctttcaaaatcgaaattatgaatgaaaatttacgttaacgtatcgaatatttattttattcggattctgattttgaagagtatattcgcgtagacggcattaagcttcgtgtgcttttattgggaggcgaaaataattatggatttttaggtggaataaacatgctttcaaaatcaaaattataaatgataaatgaaaatttagttTAACgtattgaatatttattttgtgtgatgaaataagaagtttttttcgaaatttcagaaacatattgaacgaaaactgtgtctgatggtgatttcatattataagagtaattatttgtggaacaaacaggaaatgcatcgacaaaaggTTAAGTGAGTATCAGGACTACATGTATCAGgtgatcaaacaatatgaagtagaaattttcattcaaactttcatATTTTCACACTGCACTTggactattggcgatctaacgtacaaatctacacctaggcggcgctgtggtgaaagtgatgatggttttaaattttgctatGTGAGCTTAtgaaaggtttgtagttctttccataaattacaatgttataatcataaaagattatttgattgcgatgagtttttaagaaatttaattctgcgcaattttatatataacatgttatttcattacctctttcagtagtgaaaactgtataaatgttgccaatggttgaatcaaaaaaggaaattcgagagcacaatcaaaaacaagttgaaaaatgcatggttcctgcatgtgagaactaccttggaaatacaggaagtaaaatatacgtgatttgtttttgagttttaggttaccttatcatcattttcttagttcaaaaactaaatccagatgtctcaccgatcgtttacgttttgcgttagatcgccaattgacgaatttacgcaaagctgaatcagctcatgcgacatctacattagagctcagaaccacaaaagtgagggtgtatgtttattttacgcactgaaaaacaagattcggtggtgattatttattttatttcaatttagattcatttcagccattgaatgtcatcAGTATACGGTAAGAaaattggagttttgtatatttacgatggtttcaacacgcgatttgaccaaagtcatagataatcttcgtaaattttaagtttgacaaTGCAtgccggttattgatactatggataattgcgatgaaatcgatatcatataaaattggctgatatcattgattatgtaggggccgatacgagaaggatttgcagtatttttagcacaaaacaccctattcatcgtttatttAGTTGAAAAATACGTataacatacatacataaaaacagaaagtgggttatatctatggtataaccgcaatggtgacgtaggactatcgttgattcagtgatcctttgtttgaagttgaatctgaatccattctgaatgaatgaataaattaatatttgggggacttcgaaaatgagagcgttacgttggaggtacaaggttctatgcatccaatattggatacgaaaatatcctactgatgaggaagaataatcttcagaagctatcctgctaattgcgattgattaaaaaatcacaaaaccaaatgtatttggtcacagtgttacatggatagaaaacattcaaataaactctttcacatgaatgtatttttaaattcccagaggaactggcagattattttccggatctttctcgatgctgaatggcatccaaacggaaagaattccgcgcgtgtgtgtgtgtgtgtgttttttttttgcagacttatctcacttcttaactaggcgaacctagccagaattttcacctgcccccgggcttctgaatgccaaagggggactaggctctgcggaatgcacgtatctgcatgctcgtgctgttttagtcctgaccgaggaattgtcggacaatcgcgcaggtgctaaggatgaccgacttttggatgccggccaattccttctcgatgttcaacacctttagcgcttccagaagtgtcttcgggataattccagttccagagagaacgactggaacaattcttgggacctcccttagcccccacagttccttgagctccacggccaatggtcggtacttgcagattttgcgaccgtgggtctcctccagattctggttca
Protein-coding sequences here:
- the LOC129761756 gene encoding neutral alpha-glucosidase AB — protein: MKALRVGLPLVLLALGFLREIASVDRNNFKSCEQSSFCRRLRRTEPDVSKFEILPGTLQTYKQYILLDLQHSETKHLYVLKLSAVRGGIFHFQVDEKSPLSERYRVVDALAGEPEYVPIKVQSSSASAITVSTEDGTSKAVVNVSPFRIDFYKDALLVVSANSKGLMRFEHLRRKETSSAPAENEEQEAQENENQEVAKDPGTWEENFKSHHDSKPKGPEALSMDFSFPQGKVLYGIPEHADSFVLKQTVSGKGDPYRLYNLDVFEYELDNGMALYGAVPVIYGTGPSATAGVFWQNAAETWVDIFAPDQETNVMSSIVNFVSRSSQDDPPAANFISESGIIDVFVFAEPSPLDAFRHYTDLTGKAPLPQLYAIAYHQCRWNYNDEQDVTSVSAKFDEHDIPMDTMWLDIEYTDSKKYFTWDHHKFPHPLEMIRNLTEHGRHLTIIIDPHIKRDGNYFFHNDCTDRGYYVKNKDGNDYEGWCWPGAASYADFFNPEVRKYYADQYLLENFKESTKEVGIWNDMNEPSVFNGPEITMLKDNIHYGGWEHRDVHNLYGHMHILSTYEGLVRRGEGNLRPFILTRSHFAGSQRYAAVWTGDNMADWGHMQASIKMCLSLSVAGISFCGADVGGFFGNPDSELFYRWYQIGAFQPFFRSHAHIDTKRREPWLYPEDVKLIIRDAIRKRYRLLPLWYTMFYEHERSGLPIMRPMLAQYPSDVKSYALDTQFMLSDKLLVAPVLKTGQTKVDVYFPTNKNGESDYWYDADDNSKHASAGYHSVSVDSYKVPVYQRGGTIVPHKDRIRRAATLMKDDPYTLVVALDKDGHSKGTLYIDDETSFEYRHGKYMYIELEFKNNVLSSKKIDETASYATKTWLERVILVGLSKQPKSATLYLLHGESTELNVYAENNAFIVRKPGVSMVDSWSLKLNY